One window of Stenotrophomonas indicatrix genomic DNA carries:
- a CDS encoding DUF4159 domain-containing protein, producing the protein MDRRACLRWLAAAASAAALPAWAQAGPRSSRYDFWFTRLQYDSGDWDVDARMPSNLITSLIDYTSLRVDPQERVVALADPRMLEAPFCYLAGHTLVEFNAAERQNFVRYVRNGGFVFVDDCNHDIDGLFATSFEAQMGRLFGPKALQKLPNSHALYRSFFRFPDGPPATSFELNGWGDDLVHDYLKGIEVDGRLGLLYSNKDYGCEWDYDWRNKRFLAEDNTRFGVNIVMYALNN; encoded by the coding sequence ATGGATCGCCGGGCCTGCCTGCGCTGGTTGGCCGCTGCCGCTTCGGCGGCGGCGCTGCCGGCATGGGCGCAGGCAGGCCCGCGCAGTTCGCGCTACGACTTCTGGTTCACCCGCCTGCAGTACGACTCCGGCGACTGGGATGTGGACGCGCGCATGCCGTCCAACCTGATCACCTCGCTGATCGACTACACCTCCCTGCGGGTGGACCCGCAGGAACGCGTGGTGGCCTTGGCCGACCCGCGCATGCTGGAGGCGCCGTTCTGCTATCTGGCCGGGCACACCCTGGTCGAGTTCAACGCCGCCGAACGGCAGAACTTCGTGCGCTACGTGCGCAATGGTGGCTTTGTTTTCGTCGACGACTGCAACCACGATATCGACGGCCTGTTCGCCACCTCGTTCGAGGCGCAGATGGGCCGGCTGTTCGGGCCGAAGGCGCTGCAGAAGCTGCCCAACAGCCACGCGCTGTACCGCAGCTTCTTCCGCTTCCCCGACGGCCCGCCCGCGACCAGCTTCGAGCTCAACGGCTGGGGCGATGACCTGGTACACGACTACCTGAAAGGCATCGAGGTCGACGGTCGGCTCGGTCTGCTCTACAGCAACAAGGACTACGGCTGCGAGTGGGACTACGACTGGCGCAACAAACGTTTCCTGGCCGAGGACAACACCCGCTTCGGCGTCAACATCGTGATGTACGCATTGAACAATTGA
- a CDS encoding DEAD/DEAH box helicase: protein MAYELAKRTADAEQQLATRDGLPARDGALLSARLQRRYQDRITGSFAIPGREGRYAPIPASVPPALATALNARGIEQLYSHQAEAWEASQRGEHVAIVTPTASGKSLCYTLPVVSAAMQDKAKALYLFPTKALAQDQVAELLELNRAGDLGVKAFTFDGDTPGDARQAIRLHGDIVVSNPDMLHQAILPHHTKWAQFFENLRYIVIDEVHTYRGVFGSHVTNVLRRLKRICAFYGVQPQFILCSATIGNPQAHAEALIEAPVTAITESGAPSGPKQVLLWNPPVINPDLGLRASARSQSNRIARIAIKSGLKTLVFAQTRLMVEVLTKYLKDIFDHDPRKPPRIRAYRGGYLPTERRETERAMRAGTIDGIVSTSALELGVDIGSLDVVILNGYPGSVAATWQRFGRAGRRQQPALGVMVASSQPLDQYVVRHPDFFAEASPEHARIAPDQPLILFDHIRCAAFELPFRVGDGFGPIDPEVFLEALAETEVIHREGERWEWIADSYPANAVSLRAVADGNFVVVDRSDGRQQIIAEVDYSAAALTLYEGAIHMVQSTPYQVETLDWEGRKAYVTRTHVDYYTDSIDFTKLKVLDRFDGGVAGRGDSHHGEVHVVRRVAGYKKIRYYTHENIGYGPVNLPDQELHTTAVWWQLPQALLLRAFASKQDALDGFLGAAYALHIVATVAVMADARDLQKSVGNGDGTWIAIADQSGRGQLRGSDGEPGAVELLQEFVPTVYLYDNFPGGVGLSEPLWQRQAELVQRARELVQRCDCRAGCPACVGPVLAAQEEDETSPRALALRVLDLFDAQACQHVADVVVSTRDPVELIAP, encoded by the coding sequence ATGGCCTACGAACTCGCCAAGCGCACTGCCGATGCGGAGCAGCAGCTCGCCACCCGCGACGGCCTGCCCGCCCGCGATGGCGCCCTGCTCAGCGCACGCCTGCAGCGCCGCTACCAGGATCGCATCACCGGCAGCTTCGCCATTCCCGGCCGCGAAGGCCGCTATGCGCCGATTCCCGCTTCGGTGCCGCCGGCGCTGGCCACCGCGCTGAACGCACGCGGCATCGAGCAGCTGTACAGCCATCAGGCCGAGGCCTGGGAGGCCAGCCAGCGTGGCGAGCACGTGGCCATCGTCACCCCCACCGCCAGCGGCAAGTCGCTGTGCTACACCCTGCCGGTGGTCAGCGCTGCCATGCAGGACAAAGCCAAGGCGCTGTACCTGTTCCCGACCAAGGCACTGGCACAGGACCAGGTGGCCGAACTGCTGGAGCTCAACCGCGCCGGCGACCTCGGGGTGAAGGCCTTCACCTTCGACGGCGACACCCCCGGTGATGCACGGCAGGCGATCCGCCTGCATGGCGACATCGTGGTCTCCAACCCGGACATGCTGCACCAGGCGATCCTGCCGCATCACACCAAGTGGGCACAGTTCTTCGAGAACCTGCGCTACATCGTCATCGATGAAGTGCACACCTATCGCGGCGTGTTCGGCAGCCACGTCACCAACGTGCTGCGCCGGCTCAAGCGCATCTGCGCGTTCTACGGGGTGCAACCGCAGTTCATCCTGTGCTCGGCCACCATCGGCAACCCGCAGGCGCATGCCGAGGCACTGATCGAAGCCCCGGTCACCGCCATCACCGAATCCGGCGCGCCCAGCGGGCCGAAGCAGGTGCTGCTGTGGAACCCGCCGGTGATCAACCCGGACCTGGGCCTGCGCGCCTCGGCGCGCTCGCAGAGCAACCGCATCGCCCGCATCGCGATCAAGTCCGGGCTGAAGACGCTGGTGTTCGCGCAGACCCGGCTGATGGTGGAGGTGCTGACCAAGTACCTGAAGGACATCTTCGACCACGACCCGCGCAAGCCACCGCGCATCCGCGCGTACCGCGGCGGCTACCTGCCCACCGAGCGCCGCGAGACCGAGCGTGCGATGCGTGCCGGCACCATCGACGGCATCGTCAGCACCTCGGCGCTGGAACTGGGCGTGGACATCGGCAGCCTGGACGTGGTGATCCTCAACGGTTATCCCGGCAGCGTGGCCGCTACCTGGCAGCGCTTCGGCCGCGCCGGCCGCCGCCAGCAGCCTGCACTCGGGGTGATGGTGGCTAGCTCGCAGCCGCTGGACCAGTACGTGGTGCGGCATCCGGACTTCTTCGCCGAGGCGTCGCCGGAACACGCTCGCATCGCGCCCGACCAGCCGTTGATCCTGTTCGATCACATCCGCTGCGCGGCATTCGAACTGCCGTTCCGGGTGGGCGATGGCTTCGGCCCGATCGATCCGGAAGTGTTCCTGGAAGCACTGGCCGAAACCGAGGTGATCCACCGCGAAGGCGAGCGCTGGGAATGGATCGCCGACAGCTATCCGGCCAACGCGGTCAGCCTGCGTGCGGTGGCCGATGGCAACTTCGTGGTGGTCGACCGCAGCGATGGCCGCCAGCAGATCATCGCCGAGGTCGACTATTCGGCTGCCGCGCTCACCCTGTACGAAGGCGCCATCCACATGGTGCAGTCCACCCCCTACCAGGTGGAAACCCTGGACTGGGAAGGCCGCAAGGCCTATGTCACCCGCACCCACGTGGACTACTACACCGACAGCATCGACTTCACCAAGCTCAAGGTGCTGGACCGTTTCGATGGCGGCGTGGCCGGCCGGGGTGATTCGCACCATGGCGAAGTGCACGTGGTGCGCCGCGTGGCCGGCTACAAGAAGATCCGCTACTACACCCACGAAAACATCGGCTACGGCCCGGTCAACCTGCCCGACCAGGAACTGCACACCACCGCAGTGTGGTGGCAGCTGCCGCAGGCGCTGCTGCTGCGCGCCTTCGCCAGCAAGCAGGATGCGCTGGATGGTTTCCTCGGCGCCGCCTATGCGCTGCATATCGTCGCCACGGTGGCGGTGATGGCCGATGCACGCGACCTGCAGAAGTCGGTGGGCAACGGCGATGGCACCTGGATCGCGATTGCCGACCAGAGCGGGCGCGGCCAGCTGCGTGGCAGCGATGGCGAGCCGGGCGCGGTGGAACTGCTGCAGGAATTCGTGCCGACCGTCTACCTGTACGACAACTTCCCCGGTGGCGTCGGCCTGAGTGAGCCGCTGTGGCAGCGCCAGGCCGAGCTGGTGCAGCGCGCGCGCGAACTGGTACAGCGCTGCGACTGCAGGGCGGGTTGTCCGGCCTGCGTCGGCCCGGTGCTGGCCGCGCAGGAAGAAGATGAAACCTCGCCGCGTGCGTTGGCGCTGCGCGTGCTCGACCTGTTCGATGCGCAGGCCTGCCAGCATGTCGCTGACGTGGTGGTGAGCACGCGCGACCCCGTGGAGCTGATTGCCCCGTGA
- a CDS encoding I78 family peptidase inhibitor, giving the protein MRRSSLLLLAVILPLAACSHAGGNTSAEVGSLPAKVSDGPQECNPEKLESFTGKVADEATIKKLVADSGARNARVVKPGMAVTMDFRQDRVTVQVDAQNRIERASCG; this is encoded by the coding sequence ATGCGTCGATCCTCCCTGTTGCTGCTTGCGGTCATCCTGCCGCTGGCGGCCTGCAGCCATGCCGGTGGCAACACCTCCGCCGAGGTCGGCAGTCTGCCGGCCAAGGTGTCTGACGGCCCCCAGGAATGCAATCCTGAAAAGCTGGAGAGCTTTACCGGCAAGGTCGCCGACGAAGCGACGATCAAGAAGCTGGTGGCCGACAGCGGCGCGCGCAATGCACGCGTGGTCAAGCCCGGCATGGCCGTCACCATGGACTTCCGCCAGGACCGCGTGACCGTGCAGGTGGATGCGCAGAACCGTATCGAGCGCGCCAGCTGCGGTTGA
- a CDS encoding AAA family ATPase, giving the protein MTSPDLDSLLPRLHDLRAALAHAVVGQHTVVEQLLIGLLAGGHCLLEGAPGLGKTLLVRSLGQALELQFRRVQFTPDLMPSDILGTELLEEDHGTGHRHFRFQQGPIFTNLLLADELNRTPPKTQAALLEAMQERTVSYAGTTYTLPAPFFVLATQNPIEQAGTYPLPEAQLDRFLLHVLVDYPSEEEERQILEQTTGGATESVPKVMDAEAVIALQAAVRQVHVSPDVLAWITRLVRASRPGEGAPAAINQWVKWGAGPRAGQSLVLAAKARALLQGRFAATREDVQALAAPVMRHRLLLSFAAEAEQKRADDVVAALLQAVPFPG; this is encoded by the coding sequence ATGACCTCCCCCGACCTCGATTCCCTGCTGCCGCGCCTGCACGATCTGCGCGCTGCGCTCGCCCACGCCGTGGTCGGCCAGCACACGGTGGTCGAGCAGTTGCTGATCGGCCTGCTGGCCGGTGGCCACTGCCTGCTGGAAGGCGCGCCGGGGCTGGGCAAGACCCTGCTGGTTCGCTCGCTGGGGCAGGCACTGGAGCTGCAGTTCCGGCGCGTGCAGTTCACCCCGGACCTGATGCCCAGCGACATCCTCGGCACCGAACTGCTGGAAGAAGACCACGGTACCGGCCATCGCCATTTCCGCTTCCAGCAGGGCCCGATCTTCACCAACCTGCTGCTGGCCGACGAACTCAACCGTACCCCGCCCAAGACCCAGGCGGCGCTGCTGGAAGCGATGCAGGAACGCACGGTCAGCTACGCCGGCACGACCTACACGTTGCCGGCACCGTTCTTCGTGCTGGCCACGCAGAATCCGATCGAACAGGCCGGTACCTATCCCTTGCCCGAAGCACAGCTGGACCGCTTCCTGCTGCACGTGCTGGTCGACTACCCCAGCGAAGAAGAGGAGCGGCAGATCCTCGAACAAACCACTGGCGGCGCCACTGAAAGCGTGCCGAAGGTGATGGATGCCGAAGCGGTGATCGCGCTGCAGGCGGCAGTGCGCCAGGTGCATGTCAGCCCCGACGTGCTGGCCTGGATTACCCGCCTGGTCCGCGCCAGCCGTCCCGGCGAGGGCGCACCGGCGGCGATCAACCAGTGGGTGAAATGGGGTGCGGGCCCGCGTGCCGGGCAGTCGCTGGTGCTGGCCGCCAAGGCGCGCGCACTGCTGCAGGGACGTTTCGCCGCCACCCGCGAGGATGTGCAGGCGCTGGCCGCACCGGTGATGCGCCATCGCCTGCTGCTGTCCTTCGCCGCCGAGGCCGAGCAGAAGCGGGCTGATGATGTGGTCGCCGCACTGCTGCAGGCCGTTCCATTCCCGGGTTGA
- a CDS encoding DUF58 domain-containing protein has translation MTAGTPLLLPPDLRARLRALRLWPRRASGASGIGQHASRSRGAGLEFAQYRAYEPGDELRQIDWKLYARSDRFFVRESERESPITVWLLLDATASAGQADRAAPARSRLDHMRQLAACVVELALQQGDRFGLLAIDGEGLQLVPAAHGARQRDRVHLQLHALQARGGWPAAERLRPLWERVRPGDLLLAIGDGFDDAGIVLLEQLASARREVMLLQVLTADERDFPFDAGHRFRDPETSEELLGDGAAIRADYLQRFAEARVALQSRLQSSGIAIATGWLDQPLDQPLQALFGRRGGA, from the coding sequence GTGACCGCCGGCACGCCGCTGCTGCTGCCACCCGACCTGCGTGCGCGGCTGCGTGCGCTGCGGCTGTGGCCACGCCGGGCCAGCGGTGCAAGCGGCATCGGCCAGCATGCCAGCCGCAGCCGCGGTGCCGGCCTGGAATTCGCCCAGTACCGCGCCTACGAACCCGGTGACGAACTACGCCAGATCGACTGGAAGTTGTACGCACGCTCGGACCGCTTCTTCGTGCGCGAATCCGAGCGCGAAAGCCCGATCACCGTCTGGTTGCTGCTTGATGCCACTGCCTCGGCGGGCCAGGCCGACCGCGCGGCACCGGCTCGCAGCCGCCTGGATCACATGCGGCAACTGGCAGCCTGCGTGGTCGAGCTGGCGCTGCAGCAGGGTGATCGCTTCGGCCTGTTGGCCATCGACGGCGAAGGCCTGCAGCTGGTGCCGGCCGCACATGGCGCGCGCCAGCGCGACCGCGTGCACCTGCAACTGCATGCCCTGCAGGCGCGTGGCGGATGGCCGGCCGCCGAGCGCCTGCGACCGTTGTGGGAGCGCGTGCGCCCCGGCGATCTGCTGCTGGCCATCGGCGATGGTTTCGATGACGCGGGCATCGTGCTGCTGGAGCAGCTGGCCAGCGCGCGCCGCGAGGTGATGCTGCTGCAGGTGCTGACCGCCGACGAACGCGATTTCCCCTTCGACGCAGGCCATCGTTTCCGCGATCCGGAAACGAGCGAGGAACTGCTGGGTGATGGCGCCGCGATCCGCGCCGACTACCTGCAGCGCTTCGCCGAGGCCCGCGTCGCGCTGCAGTCGCGGTTGCAATCCAGTGGCATCGCCATCGCCACCGGTTGGCTCGACCAGCCGCTGGATCAGCCGCTGCAGGCGCTGTTCGGCCGCAGGGGCGGCGCATGA
- a CDS encoding BatA domain-containing protein yields the protein MSLLFPLGLAALAAWLLPLLIHLARRHPYTPLDFAALRWLRAQLRPRQRIRFDDWPLLLVRLLLLAALALLLARPALTGPAPVPAAWTVVAPGLDATALRGNADARNWHWLAPGFPPIDQPTPMDSASLPSLLRELDAQLPAGTALTVHVPDPLPGLDGVRLQLSREVQWQPHTLAVTAAPRTSVAPRLRTRSDAPAAAQHWLGALQRAWSAQALAAPLADDALPGHGEIGVWTGSDALPGTWQRWLQQGGTVLTAAKPPAGAAVLLRDADNAPLLWQQRIGQGRLLHLPGEWNVARNRTLRDGGLPRDLLQALQPPSTPHLGDAQDQAPRRATLPAATPPLREPTSWLLLMVVLLFALERWMASSARRRAAP from the coding sequence ATGAGCCTGCTGTTCCCGCTGGGCCTGGCCGCGCTGGCCGCATGGCTGTTGCCACTGCTGATCCACCTCGCCCGTCGTCATCCCTATACGCCGCTGGATTTCGCTGCGCTGCGCTGGCTGCGCGCCCAGCTACGACCGCGCCAACGCATCCGCTTCGATGATTGGCCGCTGTTGCTGGTGCGCCTGCTGTTGCTGGCCGCATTGGCCCTGCTGCTGGCACGCCCGGCGCTGACCGGTCCTGCACCGGTGCCAGCAGCGTGGACGGTGGTGGCACCGGGCCTGGACGCGACCGCACTGCGCGGCAACGCTGATGCGCGCAACTGGCATTGGCTGGCGCCGGGCTTTCCACCCATCGACCAGCCCACGCCGATGGACTCGGCTTCGCTGCCCAGTCTGCTGCGCGAGCTGGATGCGCAGCTGCCCGCCGGCACCGCGCTGACCGTACACGTACCCGATCCCTTGCCCGGCCTTGATGGCGTCCGCCTGCAATTGTCGCGCGAGGTTCAGTGGCAACCACACACGCTGGCCGTCACCGCAGCGCCGCGCACCTCCGTGGCACCACGCCTGCGTACGCGCAGCGATGCACCGGCGGCTGCGCAGCACTGGCTGGGCGCGTTGCAGCGCGCGTGGAGCGCGCAAGCGCTTGCGGCTCCCCTGGCCGACGATGCGTTGCCGGGTCACGGCGAGATCGGCGTATGGACCGGCAGCGATGCGCTGCCTGGCACCTGGCAGCGCTGGCTGCAGCAGGGCGGCACGGTGCTGACCGCTGCCAAGCCGCCAGCGGGTGCGGCCGTCCTGCTGCGTGATGCAGACAATGCACCGCTGCTGTGGCAGCAGCGCATCGGCCAGGGCCGCCTGCTGCATCTGCCCGGCGAATGGAACGTGGCCCGCAACCGTACACTGCGCGATGGCGGCCTGCCGCGCGACCTGTTGCAGGCCCTGCAACCGCCATCGACCCCGCACCTCGGTGATGCGCAGGACCAGGCGCCACGTCGCGCGACGTTGCCTGCGGCAACGCCGCCCCTGCGTGAACCGACCTCCTGGCTGCTGCTGATGGTCGTGCTGCTGTTCGCGCTTGAGCGCTGGATGGCGAGCAGCGCGCGACGCAGGGCTGCGCCATGA
- a CDS encoding isochorismatase family protein, producing the protein MDIQNDYFADGRFPLENSEPALAATREAIAQAREAGDVVIGIQHISPSNGPFLAKGTAGADLHPAIADALEGCLVIEKHQADSFLHTTLAQELAARNVSAIRLVGMMTQHCVTHTALSPEAAGLDVTIVGAGCAAPTAVISDIALSGLAGRCRVV; encoded by the coding sequence GTGGACATCCAGAACGACTACTTTGCCGACGGCCGCTTCCCGCTCGAGAACAGCGAGCCGGCCCTGGCCGCAACACGGGAGGCCATTGCACAGGCCAGGGAGGCCGGTGACGTGGTGATTGGCATCCAGCATATCTCGCCCAGCAACGGTCCTTTCCTGGCAAAGGGCACGGCGGGCGCCGACCTGCATCCGGCCATTGCCGATGCGCTGGAAGGCTGTCTGGTGATCGAGAAGCATCAAGCTGACAGTTTCCTGCACACCACCCTTGCACAGGAGCTTGCCGCCCGGAATGTCTCCGCCATCCGGTTGGTCGGCATGATGACCCAGCACTGCGTAACGCATACGGCACTGTCGCCCGAGGCAGCTGGCCTGGATGTGACCATCGTGGGTGCGGGCTGCGCGGCACCAACGGCCGTGATCAGCGATATCGCGTTGTCGGGCCTGGCGGGTCGCTGCCGGGTGGTTTGA
- a CDS encoding BlaI/MecI/CopY family transcriptional regulator encodes MRGKTIGDQELALLQYVDEQAPASVGEVASGYGEPRGLARSTVLTMMERLRAKGYLQRRQQQGVYRYQPTRGPESVLQGAVAQFVDNTLQGSVSPFVAYLSQRQKVSDNELAELEALVAELQSRRQED; translated from the coding sequence ATGCGTGGCAAGACCATCGGGGACCAGGAACTGGCCCTGCTGCAGTATGTGGATGAGCAGGCACCGGCCAGCGTCGGCGAGGTCGCCAGCGGCTATGGCGAACCGCGCGGACTGGCCCGCTCCACGGTGTTGACGATGATGGAACGCCTGCGCGCCAAGGGTTACCTGCAGCGCAGGCAGCAGCAGGGCGTCTACCGCTACCAGCCCACGCGTGGGCCGGAGAGCGTGCTGCAGGGCGCCGTCGCCCAGTTCGTCGACAACACCCTGCAGGGCTCGGTGTCGCCATTCGTGGCGTACCTGTCGCAGCGGCAGAAGGTCAGCGACAACGAACTGGCCGAACTGGAAGCGCTGGTGGCCGAACTGCAGTCGCGTCGCCAGGAGGACTGA
- a CDS encoding M56 family metallopeptidase, giving the protein MDTSMLIPMLERLGWTSLQTVLLVALVYLLCRTLPTLSAATRCRLWWLVSLQAVVGLLWSQPLQLAWLPAPDAVAMTTVDLAADAMYTMAPEASAHLLANTPMGDVGSTPVAWWALALAALWMSGVLLMALRTFGEWRRCRALLAASYPCEDQALVQALQLAADAHGLRRAPRLWMSDQVDAPQLVGPFRPVLLLPAGMNALQGDALDLALTHELQHLQRRDLQWGLLPALAQHLFFFNPLLRLAVREYAQAREEAVDAAVVGQHGASRHAYGRLLLQLGVAPQPHLGVASAAPSTTSLKRRLLSLQSHRACPRLLAVGLTLVVLAVGVAPMRLVAAPVPPAPPAPPRAVPAPQPPAAPSAPAAPSAPAAPPAAAVPAEPADWAEEEEPAEPASSEETADLNVDVDVDAAMTIVTHGQLDLGTPPRQAFVLVDHGQAFANAGMDDVMQARSRIGDGPALWFRQGDKRYVVRDPMLIQSLQRAYAGAVDLGRQQSELGRQQSVLGRQQGQLGREQGELGRLQGEEARELALAAARAARSAINDRDINREAAAEAARATRGAADDVAIARQAAAEAQRASQVARNQALQSERSREMSRLASQQAALGSQQAVLGSKQAALGERQARLQVQAAKQAEQVIARALASGKAERL; this is encoded by the coding sequence ATGGATACCTCGATGTTGATTCCGATGCTGGAACGGCTGGGCTGGACCAGCCTGCAGACCGTGCTGCTGGTGGCGCTGGTGTACCTGCTGTGCCGCACGCTGCCGACGCTGTCGGCGGCCACCCGTTGCCGCTTGTGGTGGCTGGTGTCGCTGCAGGCGGTGGTCGGCCTGTTGTGGAGCCAACCGCTGCAGCTGGCCTGGCTGCCCGCACCCGATGCGGTGGCAATGACGACCGTGGATCTTGCCGCGGACGCGATGTACACGATGGCACCGGAGGCATCGGCGCACTTGCTGGCGAACACGCCGATGGGCGATGTCGGCAGTACACCGGTGGCCTGGTGGGCATTGGCACTGGCCGCGCTGTGGATGTCCGGCGTACTGCTGATGGCGTTGCGGACCTTCGGCGAATGGCGCCGTTGCCGCGCGCTGCTGGCTGCGTCGTATCCGTGCGAGGACCAGGCACTGGTGCAGGCGCTGCAGCTGGCCGCGGATGCGCACGGTCTGCGCCGCGCGCCGCGCCTGTGGATGAGCGACCAGGTCGACGCGCCGCAGCTGGTCGGGCCGTTCCGTCCCGTGCTGCTGCTGCCGGCGGGAATGAACGCGCTGCAGGGCGATGCGCTGGATCTGGCGCTGACCCACGAACTGCAGCACCTGCAGCGTCGTGATCTGCAATGGGGACTGCTGCCGGCCCTGGCCCAGCATCTGTTCTTCTTCAATCCGCTGCTGCGCCTGGCCGTGCGCGAATATGCCCAGGCCCGCGAGGAAGCGGTGGATGCGGCCGTGGTCGGCCAGCATGGTGCCAGCCGCCATGCCTATGGCCGGTTGCTGCTGCAGCTGGGTGTGGCGCCGCAGCCACACCTCGGCGTGGCCAGCGCAGCGCCCAGCACCACCAGCCTCAAGCGCCGCCTGCTCTCGCTGCAGTCGCACCGGGCGTGCCCGCGCCTGCTGGCCGTTGGCCTGACCCTGGTCGTGTTGGCCGTGGGTGTGGCGCCGATGCGCCTGGTGGCCGCGCCGGTCCCGCCTGCGCCGCCGGCACCGCCGCGCGCTGTGCCTGCGCCGCAACCGCCCGCAGCACCCTCGGCACCGGCGGCACCCTCGGCACCGGCAGCACCGCCCGCCGCAGCGGTACCTGCAGAACCGGCCGACTGGGCCGAGGAGGAGGAACCTGCCGAGCCCGCCAGCTCTGAGGAGACTGCTGACCTCAACGTGGATGTGGACGTGGATGCGGCAATGACCATCGTCACCCATGGCCAGCTCGATCTGGGTACGCCGCCGCGGCAGGCCTTCGTACTCGTCGATCACGGCCAGGCATTCGCCAACGCCGGCATGGACGATGTGATGCAGGCGCGCAGCCGGATTGGTGACGGCCCGGCGCTGTGGTTCCGTCAGGGCGACAAGCGCTACGTCGTGCGCGATCCGATGCTGATCCAGTCGTTGCAGCGTGCCTACGCCGGTGCTGTCGATCTGGGCCGCCAGCAGAGTGAACTGGGGCGCCAGCAGAGTGTGTTGGGTCGTCAGCAGGGCCAGCTCGGCCGCGAGCAGGGCGAGCTGGGCAGGTTGCAGGGCGAAGAAGCGCGTGAGCTCGCCCTCGCCGCCGCGCGCGCTGCACGCAGTGCGATCAACGATCGCGACATCAACCGCGAAGCGGCCGCCGAAGCGGCGCGGGCCACCCGTGGCGCGGCGGATGATGTGGCGATTGCACGGCAGGCCGCGGCCGAAGCACAGCGCGCGTCACAGGTTGCCCGCAACCAGGCACTGCAGTCCGAGCGCAGCCGCGAAATGAGCCGTCTCGCCAGTCAGCAGGCTGCGCTGGGAAGCCAGCAGGCCGTGCTGGGCAGCAAGCAGGCGGCATTGGGTGAGCGCCAGGCGCGGCTGCAGGTGCAGGCCGCGAAGCAGGCAGAGCAGGTCATCGCCCGTGCGCTGGCCAGCGGCAAGGCCGAGCGGCTCTGA
- a CDS encoding ribonuclease H-like domain-containing protein, translating into MSLSLDKLRLLRKQAGDPKAATPAAPARDTPPAPVAANDARQPPAERSVFAWVEQEIRHKPTGTATTAPAPPALRRPEVGSLHRLLGMRSRGGPAPARASAQDRRLPGEEIAPGLFLIESLQPQAIPTAPLSLAFAKREDQHVAAHDLLFFDTETTGLAGGTGTRAFMIGAADWHVCPRRGEGLRIRQLLISTMAAEEAMLTTFASWLQPHTVFCSYNGRSYDAPLLKTRYRLARQADPITALDHVDLLYPTRRRYRGTWENCKLSTIERQLLRVVREDDLPGSEAPAAWLRFLRGGDAVNLRRVADHNHQDVVTLALLLQRLVREEQRERETLALVSG; encoded by the coding sequence GTGAGCCTGAGTCTGGACAAGCTGCGCCTGCTGCGGAAGCAGGCCGGTGACCCGAAAGCGGCCACGCCTGCCGCGCCGGCGCGGGACACGCCACCGGCACCGGTGGCCGCCAACGATGCGCGGCAGCCACCGGCCGAGCGTTCGGTGTTTGCCTGGGTGGAACAGGAGATCCGTCACAAGCCGACCGGCACCGCCACCACCGCGCCTGCGCCGCCAGCACTGCGACGGCCCGAGGTCGGCAGCCTGCATCGCCTGCTCGGCATGCGTTCGCGTGGCGGACCTGCGCCGGCACGCGCCAGCGCGCAGGACCGGCGGCTGCCCGGCGAAGAGATCGCGCCCGGCCTGTTCCTGATCGAGTCACTGCAGCCACAGGCCATTCCCACCGCACCGCTGTCGCTGGCGTTCGCCAAGCGCGAAGACCAGCACGTGGCTGCGCATGACCTGTTGTTCTTCGATACCGAAACCACCGGCCTGGCCGGCGGCACCGGCACCCGTGCCTTCATGATCGGCGCTGCCGACTGGCACGTGTGCCCACGGCGCGGCGAGGGCCTGCGCATTCGCCAGTTGCTGATCTCCACGATGGCTGCTGAAGAAGCGATGCTGACCACCTTCGCCAGTTGGCTGCAGCCGCATACGGTGTTCTGCAGCTACAACGGCCGCAGCTACGACGCACCGCTGCTGAAGACGCGTTACCGGCTGGCCCGGCAAGCCGATCCCATTACTGCACTGGACCACGTCGACCTGCTGTACCCCACCCGCCGCCGTTATCGCGGTACGTGGGAGAACTGCAAGCTGTCCACCATCGAGCGGCAACTGCTGCGTGTGGTGCGCGAGGATGATCTGCCCGGTTCGGAAGCCCCCGCTGCGTGGCTGCGTTTCCTGCGCGGCGGCGATGCGGTGAATCTGCGCCGGGTGGCCGACCACAACCACCAGGACGTGGTGACCCTGGCGCTGCTGCTGCAGCGGCTGGTGCGGGAAGAGCAGCGCGAACGGGAGACGCTGGCGCTGGTAAGCGGATGA